From the genome of Halomonas sp. 1513, one region includes:
- a CDS encoding 3-deoxy-7-phosphoheptulonate synthase, with translation MEAPLPTPQALRQQLPLDAELQKRVAAQREQVKAILDGRDDRLLVVVGPCSIHDPQAALEYAENLSVLARQVEDRLLLVMRVYVEKPRTTVGWKGLAYDPHLDGSDDMAHGLATSRALMRDVVAIGLPVATELLQPMVASYLDDLLAWTAIGARTTESQVHRELASGLAAAVGFKNATDGGIQVAIDAIQAAAHGHRYPGLSASGRPSLRHTPGNAHTHVVLRGGHGEPNYRAEHVAATRRTLAAAGLAPRLMVDCSHANSGKDHRRQSEVLLDVLDQRLAGETALCGVMLESQLFEGRQPLKPGGMRYGVSVTDACIGWETTEHLLSLAAERLR, from the coding sequence ATCGAGGCGCCGCTGCCCACCCCCCAGGCGCTGCGCCAGCAGCTGCCCCTCGATGCCGAACTGCAGAAGCGAGTCGCTGCCCAGCGTGAGCAGGTCAAGGCGATTCTGGATGGCCGCGACGACCGCCTGCTGGTGGTCGTCGGCCCCTGCTCGATCCACGACCCCCAGGCGGCTCTCGAGTATGCCGAGAACTTGAGCGTGCTGGCGCGCCAGGTCGAGGACCGGCTGCTGCTGGTGATGCGCGTCTACGTCGAGAAGCCGCGCACCACGGTGGGCTGGAAGGGCCTGGCCTACGACCCCCACCTCGACGGCAGCGACGACATGGCCCACGGCCTGGCGACGTCGCGAGCGCTGATGCGCGACGTCGTGGCAATCGGCTTGCCGGTGGCCACCGAGCTGCTGCAGCCGATGGTCGCCAGCTACCTCGATGACCTGCTGGCGTGGACGGCGATCGGCGCGCGTACCACCGAGTCCCAGGTGCATCGCGAGCTGGCCAGCGGCCTGGCGGCGGCAGTGGGCTTCAAGAACGCCACCGATGGCGGCATCCAGGTGGCCATCGACGCCATCCAGGCGGCGGCCCACGGCCATCGTTACCCCGGGTTGTCGGCGTCGGGCCGGCCCAGCCTGCGCCACACGCCAGGCAATGCGCACACCCATGTGGTGCTGCGCGGCGGCCACGGCGAGCCCAACTACCGCGCCGAGCATGTGGCGGCGACGCGTCGCACGCTGGCGGCCGCGGGCCTGGCGCCGCGGCTGATGGTAGACTGCAGCCACGCCAATTCGGGTAAGGACCATCGCCGCCAGAGCGAGGTGCTGCTCGACGTGCTGGACCAGCGCCTGGCGGGCGAGACGGCGCTGTGTGGCGTGATGCTGGAGAGCCAGCTATTCGAAGGTCGCCAGCCGCTCAAGCCTGGTGGCATGCGCTACGGCGTCTCGGTCACCGATGCCTGCATCGGCTGGGAGACCACCGAGCATCTGCTGAGCCTGGCCGCCGAGCGGCTGCGTTGA
- a CDS encoding dihydromonapterin reductase, which produces MSASPILITGGAQRLGRHCAERLLDDGHALIISYRRERPELEALRQRGVVTLAADFSSEAGILDFIARLKEATPSLRAIVHNASDWAPDSTGSEAGANFERLFRVHMQAPYLINLHCRELLDACSEPQRDIVHITDYVVQRGSKKHAAYAATKAGLDNLTLSFAALYAPTIQVNAIAPALIMLNEGDDEAYVEKAKAKSAMQMIPGPGVIYQSLRYLLDNRYVTGITLPVDGGRHLR; this is translated from the coding sequence GTGAGCGCCTCGCCGATCCTGATCACCGGTGGCGCCCAGCGCCTCGGGCGCCACTGCGCCGAGCGGCTGCTCGACGATGGCCATGCGCTGATCATCAGCTACCGCCGCGAGCGCCCCGAGCTCGAGGCGCTGCGCCAGCGTGGGGTGGTCACCCTGGCCGCGGATTTCTCCAGCGAGGCCGGTATTCTCGACTTCATCGCGCGCCTGAAGGAGGCCACCCCGTCGCTGCGGGCGATCGTCCACAACGCCAGCGACTGGGCGCCGGACAGCACCGGCAGCGAGGCCGGGGCCAATTTCGAACGGCTGTTCCGGGTGCACATGCAGGCCCCCTACCTGATCAACCTGCACTGTCGCGAGCTGCTCGACGCCTGCAGCGAGCCGCAGCGCGACATCGTGCACATTACCGACTATGTGGTGCAAAGGGGCTCGAAGAAACACGCCGCCTATGCCGCCACCAAGGCCGGGCTCGATAACCTGACGCTGTCGTTTGCCGCCCTGTATGCCCCGACGATCCAGGTCAACGCCATCGCCCCGGCGCTGATCATGCTCAACGAAGGCGACGACGAGGCCTACGTCGAGAAAGCCAAGGCCAAGTCGGCGATGCAGATGATTCCCGGCCCCGGGGTGATCTACCAGAGCCTGCGCTACCTGCTCGACAATCGCTACGTCACCGGTATCACGCTGCCGGTCGATGGCGGCCGTCACCTGCGCTAG
- a CDS encoding 3-octaprenyl-4-hydroxybenzoate decarboxylase (catalyzes the decarboxylation of 3-octaprenyl-4-hydroxy benzoate to 2-octaprenylphenol) yields the protein MKYKDLRDFIAALEERGELVRVSAEVDPYLEITEICDRTLRAGGPALLFENVKGHSMPLLGNLFGTPHRVALGMGEDSVEALSEVGKLLAFLKEPDPPKGMRDAWSKLPIFKQVMSMGPKVVRSSPVQEVILEGDAVDLDRLPIQHCWPGDAAPLVTWALVVTRGPHKKRQNLGIYRQQKLGKNRLIMRWLSHRGGALDFQEFQKANPGQPFPVAVALGADPATILGAVTPVPDSLSEYAFAGLLRGSRTELIKCGHADLEVPASAEVILEGFIYPDDMAPEGPYGDHTGYYNEVEHFPVFSVERMTMRRDAIYHSTYTGRPPDEPAILGLALNEVFVPILRKQFPEIVDFYLPPEGCSYRMAVVTMKKQYPGHAKRVMMGVWSFLRQFMYTKFVVVLDDDVSARDWKDVIWAITTRMDPARDTVLVENTPIDYLDFASPVAGLGSKMGLDATSKWPGETDREWGTPIVMDEGVKQSVAARWETLGIPLPGDATTDKRTP from the coding sequence ATGAAGTACAAGGACCTGCGCGACTTCATCGCGGCACTGGAGGAACGGGGCGAGCTGGTGCGGGTCAGCGCCGAAGTCGACCCCTATCTCGAGATCACCGAGATCTGCGACCGCACCCTGCGTGCCGGCGGACCGGCGCTGCTGTTCGAGAACGTCAAAGGCCACAGCATGCCGCTGCTCGGCAACCTGTTCGGCACCCCGCATCGGGTGGCGCTGGGCATGGGCGAGGACTCGGTGGAGGCGCTCAGCGAGGTCGGCAAGCTGCTGGCCTTTCTCAAGGAGCCGGATCCGCCCAAGGGCATGCGCGACGCCTGGAGCAAGCTGCCGATCTTCAAGCAGGTCATGAGCATGGGGCCCAAGGTGGTGCGCTCATCGCCGGTGCAGGAGGTGATCCTCGAAGGCGATGCGGTCGACCTTGACCGCCTGCCGATCCAGCACTGCTGGCCGGGGGATGCCGCGCCGCTGGTGACCTGGGCGCTGGTGGTGACCCGCGGGCCGCACAAGAAGCGCCAGAACCTGGGCATCTACCGCCAGCAGAAGCTGGGCAAGAATCGCCTGATCATGCGCTGGCTGTCGCATCGCGGCGGGGCGCTGGACTTCCAGGAGTTCCAGAAGGCCAACCCCGGCCAGCCGTTCCCGGTGGCGGTGGCGCTGGGCGCCGACCCGGCCACCATCCTCGGTGCGGTCACCCCGGTGCCGGACTCGCTCTCCGAGTACGCCTTCGCCGGCCTCCTGCGCGGCTCGCGCACCGAGTTGATCAAGTGCGGCCATGCCGACCTCGAGGTGCCGGCCTCCGCCGAGGTGATCCTCGAGGGGTTCATCTACCCCGACGACATGGCGCCCGAAGGCCCTTACGGCGACCACACCGGCTACTACAACGAGGTCGAACACTTCCCGGTCTTCAGCGTCGAACGCATGACCATGCGTCGCGATGCCATCTATCATTCGACCTACACCGGCCGCCCGCCGGATGAGCCGGCGATCCTGGGGCTCGCCCTCAACGAGGTGTTCGTGCCGATCCTGCGCAAGCAGTTTCCCGAGATCGTCGACTTCTACCTGCCGCCGGAGGGCTGCTCCTACCGCATGGCGGTGGTGACCATGAAGAAGCAGTACCCGGGGCATGCCAAGCGGGTGATGATGGGCGTATGGAGCTTCCTGCGCCAGTTCATGTACACCAAGTTCGTGGTGGTGCTCGACGACGACGTCAGCGCCCGCGACTGGAAGGACGTGATCTGGGCCATCACCACGCGCATGGATCCGGCGCGGGATACCGTGCTGGTCGAGAACACGCCCATCGACTACCTCGATTTCGCTTCGCCGGTGGCCGGCCTCGGCTCCAAGATGGGCCTCGATGCCACCAGCAAGTGGCCAGGCGAGACCGACCGCGAGTGGGGGACGCCGATCGTCATGGACGAGGGCGTCAAGCAGTCGGTGGCGGCGCGCTGGGAAACGCTCGGTATCCCGCTGCCGGGGGATGCCACCACAGACAAGAGGACGCCATGA
- a CDS encoding NAD(P)H-flavin reductase has translation MTARTLTCLVDEVENLTPDVFRVSLEGRAEAVAHAPGQYLELQLDDATWVPFSIANAHRGDGLIELHIQHWPERENSARLRELMQEASRLTLRLPGGDCVLDPDSTRPLLLVAAGTGFAQMKAIVEAALVADPARQIDLWWAARERRDLYLEWLPRDWAAQYPGVRFHAVSEIVPEEPFDGEGVSGHLGRVDAVLGSTLKDVSGHDVYLSGSPGMVYACIDVLASLGLDASRVFSDVFAYAPRDPLVPTVGSLVKQREALQ, from the coding sequence ATGACGGCACGCACCCTGACCTGCCTGGTCGACGAGGTCGAGAACCTCACCCCTGATGTCTTCCGCGTGAGCCTGGAGGGCCGCGCCGAGGCCGTTGCGCATGCGCCGGGCCAGTATCTCGAGCTGCAGCTCGACGACGCTACCTGGGTGCCGTTCTCGATCGCCAACGCCCATCGCGGCGATGGCCTGATCGAGCTGCATATCCAGCACTGGCCGGAGCGCGAGAATTCGGCGCGCCTGCGCGAGCTGATGCAGGAAGCCAGTCGCCTGACGCTGCGCCTACCCGGCGGCGACTGCGTGCTCGACCCTGACAGCACGCGGCCGCTGCTGCTGGTGGCCGCCGGGACCGGCTTTGCCCAGATGAAGGCCATCGTCGAGGCCGCGCTGGTCGCCGACCCGGCCCGCCAGATCGACCTGTGGTGGGCGGCCCGCGAGCGCCGCGACCTCTACCTCGAGTGGCTGCCCCGCGATTGGGCCGCCCAGTATCCAGGGGTGCGCTTCCATGCGGTCAGCGAGATCGTCCCCGAGGAGCCGTTCGACGGCGAGGGCGTCAGCGGCCACCTGGGGCGCGTCGATGCGGTACTCGGCAGCACCCTCAAGGACGTCTCGGGGCATGACGTCTATCTGTCCGGCTCGCCGGGCATGGTCTACGCCTGCATCGACGTGCTCGCTTCGCTGGGACTCGACGCCTCGCGGGTGTTCTCGGACGTCTTTGCCTATGCGCCGCGCGACCCGCTGGTGCCCACCGTGGGCAGCCTGGTCAAGCAGCGGGAGGCCTTGCAGTGA